Proteins encoded in a region of the Sphingomonas sp. HMP9 genome:
- a CDS encoding CsbD family protein produces MNKDEFQGGARYVGGKVEKAVGNTVNSRDWQVDGVVDQVAGGAQNLYGRAKSAIEDAVDGAPELADKIGSEAREAGDRAADAARRAASTAQASAKDAPVLWALGAAAIGYGLAWLVHGQRD; encoded by the coding sequence ATGAACAAGGACGAATTCCAGGGCGGCGCCCGCTATGTCGGCGGCAAGGTCGAGAAGGCCGTTGGCAACACCGTGAACAGCCGCGACTGGCAGGTCGACGGCGTCGTCGACCAGGTCGCAGGCGGCGCGCAGAACCTGTACGGTCGCGCAAAGTCGGCGATCGAGGATGCCGTCGATGGCGCCCCCGAGCTCGCCGACAAGATCGGCAGCGAAGCGCGCGAGGCCGGCGACCGTGCCGCCGACGCCGCCCGTCGCGCCGCCTCGACCGCGCAGGCATCGGCCAAGGACGCGCCCGTCCTCTGGGCGCTCGGCGCCGCCGCGATCGGCTACGGCCTGGCCTGGCTCGTCCACGGCCAGCGCGACTGA
- a CDS encoding PAS domain-containing protein yields the protein MAPPLKSLRDSADLRHLRQIIAGLDEGVILVDPDQDILWANTAAAPPHGRSFARQTGSIVAAGPVTASGKGLIEIPRVPR from the coding sequence GTGGCGCCGCCCCTCAAGTCGCTTCGCGACTCCGCTGATCTGCGCCATCTGCGCCAGATCATCGCGGGGTTGGACGAAGGCGTCATTCTCGTCGATCCCGATCAGGACATCCTGTGGGCCAACACGGCCGCCGCGCCACCGCACGGCCGTTCGTTCGCTCGTCAGACAGGATCCATTGTCGCTGCCGGCCCGGTAACGGCGAGCGGCAAGGGCCTGATAGAAATACCAAGGGTACCGAGATGA